GTGACGTTGCCGGCTCTCTCCTACAAGACGGAAAAGACCGCCGTCCCCGACGCGACGAAAGCCGTCCTGCAGGGGACGGTGACCGGTCGATATGAGGATTTGCGCCGCTTTCTGCACAATCTGGAATCGGCCGAAGAACTGTTGTTCATTGAAGACCTCAACTTGATTCGATCGGGGAACGTACAAGACCAGCAATTGACCTTCAATATCCGAATTTCGACCTATCTGCGCGGGGAACATTTGCAATCCCCGACTCCGTAACTCATATGAATCGAGTCAGCAAAAATCAAGGGTTGTTGCTGATGACCCTCGTGGTTCTCTGGATCGGGTTGCTCGTCTGGCAATTCGGCCATTCCAGCGAACAGGAGCGAGTCCCCCTGACGCATGTCAGCGGACAGCGGGCGGTGGGCAAGGCGCCGGCTGCGGCCGTCGCTGCCGGCGGCAATCTGCAAGTGCATCTTGAACGGCTGGCCGCCATTAAAGGGCAGCGGGAAGCCACGTTTTCGACTCCGCGCAATATCTTTGCCAGTCTCCTGCCGCCAGAGCCGGTCGTGGCGCCGCCTCCTACCCCTCGTCGCGGTCGTGGGCGCGGTCCTGCCAAGCCTCCGTCGCCTGCGGAAGAACCGGTGGTGGAAGCACCACAGAACGAGGAGGAGCCGACGGTCGAAGAGCCCAAGGGTCCGACACCGGAAGAAATTGAACGGCTGCGAATTGCGACGGAATTGAACCAATTCCGGTATGTGGGGTTTATGGCGGTGGGAGGGGGCTCGCAGAAAAAAAAGAACATGGCCGTGGTCGTGAAGAATGATGAGATGCATGTGGTGCAGGTCGGCGAAGTGATCGCCGGTGAGGTGTTGGTGAAGGCGGTCTCGATGAGTGAGATTACGCTCCAGGATGTGGCTTCAAAAATCACGCAGGTGATTCCGGTCACGGATGCGCCAGGGGCTGAGGGGCAACCGAATTAGGCGGGTGATGGGGGTGCGTCGTCATCTCAGAAATAGTGACGGGATTACCTATCTTGCCTTGATGTTTTCGATCGTGTTGATCGGAATCTCCGTATCCGCCGCTGCCCGCCAATGGACCGTCATGGTTCAGCGCGAGAAAGAAGCCGATCTCATGGCCAAGGGCATCGAAATTCAAAACGCCATTGCCCTTTATTCAAATACCATGAAAATCGGGCGCATCCTGCCCACCGAAATCTATCCTCAGTCGCTGGCGGAGTTGACGCGGACCCCCAAGCCGTATCTGCGGAGGGTCTATCAGGACCCGATGAGCGGCGGGGATTGGGAGTATATGCGCGCGCCGACCGGCGGTATCATGGGGGTCCGGAGCAAGAGCAAAGTGAAACCGATCAAGGAGCGCGATTTTCCCCTCGCAGTCCGTCACTTCGAAGGCCGGAAAACGTATAACGACTGGATGTTTCAACATCCCAATCCCTCATCCATGTCCATGTTGATGCCGCCGATGATGGGCCTGGCTCCCGGCACAATGCCGATGCAATCAGGGCCGCAAGGGGCTGCTCCTGGCGCCCCGCCGCCTGGTCCTGCTCGCAACCCTTGACCCGACTCCGAACCCCACAGTATCCTGTCCTGCCATAGATCGTCGCGCCTTCGTTCACCATCTTGATCGGCCGATACGCTGAGGCATCGGGCCTCC
This is a stretch of genomic DNA from Nitrospira sp.. It encodes these proteins:
- a CDS encoding type II secretion system protein; amino-acid sequence: MGVRRHLRNSDGITYLALMFSIVLIGISVSAAARQWTVMVQREKEADLMAKGIEIQNAIALYSNTMKIGRILPTEIYPQSLAELTRTPKPYLRRVYQDPMSGGDWEYMRAPTGGIMGVRSKSKVKPIKERDFPLAVRHFEGRKTYNDWMFQHPNPSSMSMLMPPMMGLAPGTMPMQSGPQGAAPGAPPPGPARNP